ACCGGCGCCCAGCGCGCGCAGATCGGACAAGCCGTCATTGCAGCAGGCGACTGGGTCACGGTTGATGCCAACGAGGGCTGCGTTTATCTGGGCCGCGGCGACATCGTCACGCGCCGGCCCGAAGCTGAACTGGCCGAGGTTTCAGGCTGGCAACAGCCGCACGCGCTGAAGCAAGATGCGACCTCGTGAGAACGCGAGCGCACAACGTTTTGAGTCGGCACACGCGGGCGCGGCGCATCATGCCGCCGCCAGATCAGGCCTGCGGCGGTGCCCCGATTCGTCCGTTATCAGCGCCTACTCCGCTCCTCGCCCCACGCTGCGAGCGGACGCCGCCAACGCCTCATATCCGGCCGCGATCTTCATGAAGTGCTCGCGAGTGGCCTGATCCTGATATCGTCCCGCCTGACGCCTCGTCCGCTCGGCGCGGGACTCCCAGTAGGCCGCGTCGTCCTGCGGCCCTCTGACGGGCGGTTTCCTTTGCACTGCCCCGGCGGCCTCCTCCGCCGGTTTGCCCGACGGCTGTGGGTCCGCAGCAGCCTCGCGCCCGCATCGCTTCGACCGACGCCGCTTCGTATGTTCCGAGCGCTTCACGACAACCTCCGAATTGATAGCTATCCCGCAGCAGCACGGGCCCACAAGCCATGCAGATCAGTCCATCGCCGGCTCGGAGACCACAGCGCGTTGCTGGAATTGGTCGTATGCCTCCAGCGCGTCGGCGGCATACATCAAGGAAGGTCCACCGCCCATGTAGATGGCCATGCCAAGGGCCTCCGCGACCGCCCGGCGATCAACGCCGAGCTTGACCAGCGCCTCAACATGGAAACCGATACAGCCGTCGCAGCGGGCGGCGACGCCGAGAGCAAGCGCGATCAATTCCTTGGTCCTGGTGTCCAGGGCACCGCTTTTCGTTGCCGCCTGCGCTAGGGCCGAGAAAGCTCGCATGGCCTCAGGAATATCGCGGCGCAGATCGCCGAGATTGCCGGAAATATGCTTGCAGATGTTGGAATAGTCTTTTCTCATATCAATCCCAGTCTTCGGCATTAGGGTTAGCCAAGAAAGGGCGGACCTGCTGACGGGCGATTCGTCAAGGACCGCGCTTCGTCCAACGCAGCCCAGGGACACGATCCAGCCTGAAGGACATGCGTGTTCGGCCTGCAAGGATGCGCATCATCTGACGCGCACTTTCGCTGCCGTTCATTGCGCCAGATCAAGCCAGGCGGACTTTCTCGGCTTGCATCGGACCACGGCTGCGCACAGCGCCGCATCGACGACGCCATGAAACTCGACCAGCATGTCGTCGCCAGTGGTCTTCCAGCATGTCGTCGCCAGTGGTCTTGATGAGGCGGCTGAAGCCGACCATGTCGGCGGCGAGGATCGCAGCGAGCCGGCGTACTGGTCCTGGCACGTCCATCCGAACGATCTGCCCGGTTGCCTCACTGGCACCCAGCAAATCCCACGACGTCGCCCGAGCCGCCGCAGCGGCTCCGCTGGAGCCATCGGGAGTACCTTGGCGGGGCGGCCTGACGGCGTCAGGCCGCCCCGCCGGCCGCCTCAGAGCATCCCGAGCGCCTGCATATAGGTCTCCAGGATGGTCTCCTGCTCCTGGCGCTCGTTGGCATCCTGCTTGCGCAGACGCACGATGGTCCGCAGCGCCTTGACGTCGAAGCCGTTGCCCTTGGCCTCGGCGTAGACGTCGCGGATGTCGTCCGAAATGGTCTTCTTTTCCTCTTCCAGCCGCTCGATGCGCTCGATGATGGACCTGAGCTGGTCCTTGGCAAATCGCGTTGCGGGCTCTTCCTGAACGGCGGCAGACGTGGTGGCCATCGCGTACTCCTGAAATGGCAATGAAATGTCGCGCGAATACGCGCCACGCGCACCGCTTGCTGCGGGCGACCCTCGATTTTGGAGCCGGCTCCGTCAAGGAAACATCGCGCTCATCCACAGCGCGCCCACAAGAGATGCGAGCGCCGATGGAACTGACGTCACACAGATCGGGAATTAGTGCCCGCTTTGGGCCTTCTTCATCGCCGCGAGCTGGTCCGGCGTCGCGCTGCCCTGATACTTCGCCTTCCACTCCTCATAGGGCATGCCGTAGACCGCCTCACGGCTCTCGTCCTTGCTCACCGCAAGGCCCTTGGCGTCGGCCTCTTCCTTCATCCAGTTGGACAGGCAATTGCGGCAGAAGCCGGCAAGGTTCATCAGGTCGATGTTCTGCACGTCGGTCCGGTTGCGCAGATGACTGACGAGAC
The window above is part of the Bradyrhizobium sp. PSBB068 genome. Proteins encoded here:
- a CDS encoding carboxymuconolactone decarboxylase family protein — encoded protein: MRKDYSNICKHISGNLGDLRRDIPEAMRAFSALAQAATKSGALDTRTKELIALALGVAARCDGCIGFHVEALVKLGVDRRAVAEALGMAIYMGGGPSLMYAADALEAYDQFQQRAVVSEPAMD
- a CDS encoding DUF2312 domain-containing protein, translated to MATTSAAVQEEPATRFAKDQLRSIIERIERLEEEKKTISDDIRDVYAEAKGNGFDVKALRTIVRLRKQDANERQEQETILETYMQALGML
- a CDS encoding DUF1244 domain-containing protein, whose product is MSIDDKTRTELEAAVFRRLVSHLRNRTDVQNIDLMNLAGFCRNCLSNWMKEEADAKGLAVSKDESREAVYGMPYEEWKAKYQGSATPDQLAAMKKAQSGH